A window from Ignavibacteriota bacterium encodes these proteins:
- a CDS encoding response regulator transcription factor, giving the protein MITTVIVEDVEFVRNGIAAIINGTEGFKCLAAFEDCESMLAEIEKLAPDVLITDIGLPGMSGIEGMREVKKNLPNQTIIVLTVHEENENIFEAIMAGASGYLPKKTPPSELIKAIKEASEGGSPMNSEIAGKVIKLLRNIAPQKEVEETINLTDREYEILNSISQGFGYKRIASNLFISIETVRYHIKNIYKKLHVCSQSEAVATAIKRGLI; this is encoded by the coding sequence ATGATAACAACTGTAATTGTAGAAGACGTTGAATTTGTAAGAAATGGAATTGCTGCCATTATAAATGGAACTGAAGGTTTTAAATGTTTAGCTGCATTCGAAGATTGTGAATCAATGTTAGCTGAAATAGAAAAACTTGCACCTGATGTTCTAATAACTGATATTGGTTTACCTGGAATGTCTGGTATTGAAGGAATGCGAGAAGTAAAAAAAAATCTTCCGAATCAAACAATTATTGTGCTTACCGTTCACGAAGAAAACGAAAATATATTTGAAGCAATAATGGCAGGCGCATCCGGTTATTTGCCAAAAAAAACACCTCCATCAGAATTAATTAAAGCAATTAAAGAAGCTTCAGAAGGCGGATCACCTATGAATTCCGAAATTGCAGGAAAAGTAATTAAATTGTTAAGAAATATTGCACCGCAAAAAGAAGTTGAAGAAACAATAAACCTTACCGATAGAGAATATGAAATACTAAATAGTATTTCACAAGGTTTTGGATATAAAAGAATTGCATCAAATCTATTTATCTCAATTGAAACAGTCAGATATCATATTAAAAATATTTATAAAAAACTCCATGTCTGCTCTCAATCAGAAGCCGTAGCCACAGCAATTAAAAGAGGACTGATTTAA